A segment of the Nitrosopumilus sp. genome:
AAAATAGGCAAGGCAAATCAGGTTTTCAATCTTGCGCTAGTTTTGGCAGTCATTTTTTCAACAGTTCTTTCTGTCACCACTCTGTTTTTTGCAGATGACATCACCAGATTTCTTGGCGCAACAGATTTGCTTTTTGAGCCAACCAAGGAATATTTTTCCACGCTTGCCGTATTTTTCATATTGTTCATAATCGGACTTGTATTCCAGCACTTCATTAGAAACGAGGGCAACTTCATCTATCCAATCATAACCACAGTGGTGTCTGTAGTAATCAACATTCCGTTAACTTATCTATTCTTGGGGGTCTGGGACTGGAGCTTGGGAGCAGCTGCTCTTGGAACAGGTATTTCCATGATTCCAAGCACAATTTTGCTAATTGTATATTTTTTTAGAAAACAGTCCATCATGTCTTACGGCAGACCGATTTTTGATTTTTCAGTGATTAAAAAAATTCTCTACAACGGCTCATCTGACGGACTGTCTGAGATTTCTGCAGGTATTGTCGTGTTGACGTTCAACCTGATCCTGATACAGCATTTGGGAGAAATTGGGATTGCAGCGTTTGCCATAATCTCACTTACATCATTGATAATGATAATGATCTGCGCGGGACTGGCAATGACGCTGCAGCCCATGGTTAGCTACAATTTTGGTGCAGGTAAAATCAGTCGAGTAAAAGACACGTTGAAAATCTCAATCAAGATGGGAATTATAATCGGTGTTGTTTTTTACCTGTTTGTTTTCATGTTTGGCGAATATTTCATAGAATTGTTTAGCGGAGACGACGAGCAGTTAACATCACTTGCTTTTGACGCAATTCGAGTGTATGGTTTTTCATACATATTTCTTGGAATAAACTATCTTTCTTCGGGATATTTGACTGCACTTCAAAAGCCAAAGACGTCACTCATGATTTCAATGTCATACAACCTTATTTTTGTCATAGTTGGCCTGATGGCATTTTCTCATTTCTTTAGCACCCCAGGAATATGGTGGGCAGTTCCTTTTGCAAACATTGTGACGGTTTTCATTTCGCTGTATTTTGTCAAGCGAACAAACAAGGTGATGTTTGAGGATACTTAGATTTCGGTACAGCATGATTATTATTTTTTAATTTATGCATGTGATCTTGTTTTGTTTGATTACTCTGTAGAAGCAAAAAATATTGAAAGAGTGGAAGACAGAATTAATTTTTCAATATGATCACATCGGAATAAGCCAAAAGAAGACAAGATAGTAAAACATGTTCATCCATTTGAGATGGTATGAACGGACAACCATGTTGTAATTCTATCCTGATAAAACAATCACAATGCTTATCAACATTGTAAGAGAGTAGTGTTTGTTCGACTTGTCTTATTTTGATTCAAAGGTTATTTTACGTGTAATTACTGCACCAAACTCTGCATTTGCTCAGATCAGAGACAATGAAGAGAAATATTTTGCATCTTCAATTGGAATTTTCCTGATTGCATCAGTCATCAGTCTGCTTGTAATGGTTCCATTTGTCACGATGCCACTTGATCATGCATACTATCAAAGTTTTGAAGAAAGTGACATAGACGTTGGCATTCCGGCAGATTGGTCAGAGGTCATACTCTTTGTAGGAATCAGCATACTGACGGGAATCATTTCAAACGTGTTGTTTTATTTAATTGGAAAAAAACTAGGCGGCAATGCAAGCTGGAAGAAGGTTTTTTCTGTTCTTTTTTACGCAAATGTTCCAGTCATCCCCATGATGATGGTGCTTTCAGCAGTAATGTTTCTCATGTGGGGATCTCTTACATCAATAGATCCTTCACAGATCATAGAATCTGATGCAGACGAAGAAGAACTGTTTTCCATGATCGGACCGGTTTTGACATATGCAGGCATCATTGTAATTGTCGCAATAGGATTTGTCGCATGGATTTTTGTTGTCTCAGTAAAGGCAGTCAAAACAGTCAATGGATTTGGCACTGGAAAGGCGTTTGGCCTCATTATTTTGGTTATGATAATATCATCCATCTTAACTTCTCCTCTCGGCATGTGACTTTGGATAAAAAATATTCCACATTTTATCGGACAAATATCAAAAACATCAGCAATATCGTGTAAATTCTCAGGCTTTGAAAACTAGAAAGGATGATTTCAATATTTTTCTAATATATTTTTATAATTATTATTTTGTAATCCTTAGGCAGATTACGCAAGATTTTATGGGCGATTCGTAGAATTTTTGCTTAAATGTTTTCACAATTGTAATGCAGACATCATGTAAACAAATATCATTTGACAGAATTATTTTCCAACCATTTTAAAATCTCAAAGATATGTTTGTCTGGCGGAAAAATTGGATAAAATACCTTGATGATCTTGGATTTTTTTAGAATCAATGTCAATCTTTTGTACATGGTATTATTCTCAAATTGGAACGTGGGAACGTTTAGATTTTGTTGAAGTTTCAAATCGCTATCGGATAAAATTATTTGTGAAAAATTTCTAATTAGTGATATTTTTGATAACTCATCGATGGGTTGAGTCGAAATTCCAACTGGAATGGCATCATATTTCAGTAAATCTTCCATATGCTCATCGATTGCAATGTTTTGAGGAGTACAGCCACGTGCACCTGGAATATCATCCCATTCTAAAGGCTGATTCCTTCCAGGAATTCCAATCATTGGAAACAAGTAAAAAATTACAAAATCAGCATCAATATTACAAACATCAAGAGAATTTCCTTTTGTGGATAAAAATACTGTACTGGGTATAGACATCCCTAAAAGATGGTCACAAGATCCGTCATCTGTCGGACGAGGTAAATTATCAGGAAGTTTTGTAAAATCCATATTCATTTAATTTCTGAATAGCTGTATTTTATTTGTAGAATTACTTTCTCCATCATTCATAATAGAATTATGAATCAAAAGATTAATTCAGAATTTTCCAATAGAGGGCATTCATTTTCATCTTGATCATAAAAGCAAGACAGCATGCCGGAATGATAAATGGTTGTACCGGAATGATAGAAAATTGTACCGGAATGATAGACGACAATACAGTATTGATAACCAAAACCAACGAAACAAAATACACCGTAAGTGGAAGAAAAAAGCGCAGCAGTTAAAGAGACAAGATCAGCAAACCCAGAAATTTTCCGTTACATATGTTGAAGAACCTGCCACAGTTCAGAAACAAGTCACATCAAAAATTTTGACAGTGAATTCTTGAAAAGAAGGGAGTGGACATTGGAAGCAATGTAAACGCAGTTCATGTTGCAGTACTTCTCATACTTGCGCCAGTTGCAATTACAAGTCCAATACGGATTGAGATGTTGACAGACTGGTACAACAAAAGAAAAGAAACGTAATGATGAGTGGGTTAGATTATCAGTACCGCACCTTTCATCCAAGGATGCAACGTGCAGTAGTAGCTGTATTCGCCAGGATCATCAAAGGTGTACTGCCAGTCCCCGCCTGCCTGAATGAATCCAGAATCAAATGATTCTGATTCCTGTTCGGTTACAGTGTGTACTACGATATCATCATTGGTCCAAGTTATCGCGGTACCTGATTTCACCTTTACTGCAATTGGCGCATATGATTCAGTGATCTCAGGATTCCAGGAATCCTTTACGATTGATACCTTGTCTGCAGATACGGCATGTGCTGTAGAGACCTTTGCAGTAGCAGAACCCAGGTCATCATACGTAATAATCTGAGGATCCTCCAGTTGATACAGCAAATCTTCCTGCCACGGAATCATCGACTTGCTTCCTGGAATGTTGCTAGGCTGTTCCAGTGACTTTAGTGTAGAGTCATCTTCCAGCACGTCAAGCAGTGCCATGGAGCCACGTTCTTCCTGTATTCCGTGAACATGGAAGAGATATCTGCCTGCCTCTTTCCAACTTGCCTCAATTATTGCAGTGTCACCGTTTCCAATCAGGTGTGTCTGCGCATAATGCGGCTCGTTCCACAAAATTCCAGACGGCCAGACCTTGAAGATCGTGCTATGAACATGAAATGGAGATTGCAGTACGCCGCCAATTCCCATCACGTAAAATCTTGCAAGCTCGCCTTCGACTACCTGAATCGGATTGTCCATGTACTGGTTTGCATATCCGTTGATGGGATAGAACTTTGTGAATGTCGCCAATGGATCATCTGGATCAAATTCGCTTAGTACGAACAGGTACTCCCGTGCAGGTTCCATGACATGATGTATCGGATCAATTATCATCGCGCCAAACATTCCCATCCTCACGTGTTCAGTTGTCGGAAACGCATGACAATGGTACATGAAGAATCCCGCCTCATGTGCCTTGAAGGAATATGTGTACTCTTCCCCGGGATTGATCATAGGAAACACTCCGTCGTTTGCAGAGTTGTGAGTACCATGAAAGTGGACGGTATGCGCATACGGCGTTTCATTTACAAATTTTACCTCGACCTCATCACCCTCATCAAATCTCAATGTTGGTGCAGGTACTGTTCCGTTGTATGTCCGCACCTTTGCCTTTACGCCCTGGGATACCTCAATTTCCGCATCCTGTGCAATCAGCGTATAGCTTCTTTTTTGCGGATTTGGATTTTCAGCCCTCGGATAAATGTCATCAATGGTAATTCCAGCAGTCATTATCTGCGGATTTTCTGCCTGAATTGTAATGTCAGAATCTGCCACTTCTAGAAAGTAGATTGCCGCAGAACCTACACCGATTATTACTCCGATGAATATCAGCCAGATGGGTCTTATCGTGTTAGTGTTAGTGTTAGTCATTAATTCTACTCGGTATCGAATTTCTACGCCTTATGAACCTCCACAAAAAATCAATTATGACACTAGGAATCACCATGTTTTCTTTTTCTATCCTTTACATGGAATCAACACAAGGTCACAATTGTCATTTCCGGAGAGCATGCATGATACCTTGATAGCATCACCTTTCCGCAGTTTAAGCAGATGTCTTAAATTACTATCTTGCATCTGTTGCACTTCGTTTGCGGATACATCGGTTTCCCACAATTTCTACACGATTCATCAGATAGTAAAAATCCTCCCAGACTGTTACTTTTCATCCTCCAACCATCACTGCTTTTTTTACATGTACTCGCAGTCTCGTGAACAAAAGGTATGGGAAAAACTCTTCATATTTTTGATTGCAAAAATATTCTATGCGTTATTTTTATTCGTAATTTTTAACAAGGATATGAACAGACCAAATCATATTTGGTTTAACCCATCTCTTTTTCATTAGAGGATTAAGATTTGACTTAAATTGAATTTACCATATCTTCAAATCCTGATACAGGTTTCTCCAATATTCCCGGTTTATGATCTTCAATTAGTCTGTCAACTAGATGTCTGTTGGGAAGATGATATTTCTTTTTACGACCAAAGTCCCTAGTGACGGTAACAATGTTGTCTTTGATTAATTGTGAAAGATAAAGAGATACCGTGGATGGTGATTTGGATGCATCAGAAACAATCTGACTAAAGTCAAGACCTTTTTTATCATCTCCATCATTTAACATCAGAGTATGCATGATGTCTCGAGGAGTCTTTCTTCTCAATGCTTTTGCAATCACGGATTCTTCATCTGAAAAACATACGGGATAGAACCGTGTCTGTCGTGCAAGTCTTTCCACTTTGACAGATCCCATCTTTTCCAATCTTCTTAGATGATGATTCAATACGCCGTTTTTCAAATTTATGAGTCTCATCAGATCTCTGAACTGAATTCAGGGATTCTTTCCTATCAGTTTAGTTAATTCATTCCTTCTATTTTTGGCTCTTGATTTCACAGAGTATGAAAGTAACTTTGAATCCTTTTTGCAATCAATACACAGACAATTGCTCATCCAGTCATCTCCTTCAAATACGATAATGGATAAACTGAAAGTGTAAATGATAAAAATAAACCAGATGTGAGTGTCAACACTGTTTTCTCACATTGGATATGCCTTCATTTTGCATCCATGCTTCCTTCTTGGTCTGAATTAGTGCCCAGACAGAGCCAATTACAACCCCCACTTGAACTACCTTGGATACCATACCCAGATGCCCGATACTTCCTGCATGTTCCAAGCCAAATGCCATTGCACCTGCATCCGTTCTGGTTACTGCGTATAACGCAATTATTCCAACGGTTCCTGCTATGGTTACAATGTATGGCATAGAACTGTTTGGACTCTTTAGCATCCAAAATGCGACCGGAATGTACGCTACGGCTACTACCAAAAAGAATGGACCCTTTATCATGTCTTGCTCTTCAAATAGTTCTTCTGATGTCTCAACAAAGTAAACAGTAGAAGTTGCCATCATAAGACCGATGACAATTCCAACTAAAGATTTTTTGTTCATGCATTTAGCATAGTTAATTTTGGATATAACAGAAGTAGACATTTTCCAATGAAGATTACCAATAATGGAATTCGTATCTGGGGATTGTTGTACATAGATAAAATTTCATTTAATTTTTTATAAAAAAAATATGGCAATCAAAAAAATAAAAAATAATAAAAAAATTTAGTTTGTTGGATTCATCAAGGCCGCACGTTCCTTTGTCTTTTGATCGATTAGTGCATTGACGTACTGGCCAGGTTGTGCATTACATTCTCCGATGCTTACGGCATAACCATCCCTGGTTTCAGCAACGCATCCATCATCAGTAACTGCTATGATCTTGACTAGTTCCGTTGTTTCAACTGGTGCAGTATAGAGCATCAGATATGCAAAAAGCAAACCTGCTACAAGTACGATTGCCCCTGCTATGACAAAAGTGGTGTTTTTACCTGACTTTTTCTCAGAGCGATTATTTATTGCAGACATACAAAATATTACTTTAAATTAATTATAAAACAAATAGACACTTTTCATTTGTGGCTTTCACGAGTGGAAACTGAATGTGGCAATTATTTCTTGATGTTATATCCAATCTCAATCTATTAATAATGAGGAAAAATGTTAGAACGAAAAGAAAAGAAACCGCCTCGACTGGCAATGTGGGGAATGGTAGCTGCAGGAACAGCTGTTATTCTTATTTTGCTGTTGACTCCCTGGAATTTTATCCCAGTCCAGGTCACTGAAGATGTGGTTGTCATAGCCAATATGGAATATGGCTGTGTTGGAGAATCACAATATGGAGTCAGCGTGGTTGTGCCTGAATGCGGTGCACAAGTTGGCGACATAGTATCT
Coding sequences within it:
- a CDS encoding multicopper oxidase domain-containing protein; this translates as MTNTNTNTIRPIWLIFIGVIIGVGSAAIYFLEVADSDITIQAENPQIMTAGITIDDIYPRAENPNPQKRSYTLIAQDAEIEVSQGVKAKVRTYNGTVPAPTLRFDEGDEVEVKFVNETPYAHTVHFHGTHNSANDGVFPMINPGEEYTYSFKAHEAGFFMYHCHAFPTTEHVRMGMFGAMIIDPIHHVMEPAREYLFVLSEFDPDDPLATFTKFYPINGYANQYMDNPIQVVEGELARFYVMGIGGVLQSPFHVHSTIFKVWPSGILWNEPHYAQTHLIGNGDTAIIEASWKEAGRYLFHVHGIQEERGSMALLDVLEDDSTLKSLEQPSNIPGSKSMIPWQEDLLYQLEDPQIITYDDLGSATAKVSTAHAVSADKVSIVKDSWNPEITESYAPIAVKVKSGTAITWTNDDIVVHTVTEQESESFDSGFIQAGGDWQYTFDDPGEYSYYCTLHPWMKGAVLII
- a CDS encoding DUF1282 domain-containing protein; amino-acid sequence: MFDLSYFDSKVILRVITAPNSAFAQIRDNEEKYFASSIGIFLIASVISLLVMVPFVTMPLDHAYYQSFEESDIDVGIPADWSEVILFVGISILTGIISNVLFYLIGKKLGGNASWKKVFSVLFYANVPVIPMMMVLSAVMFLMWGSLTSIDPSQIIESDADEEELFSMIGPVLTYAGIIVIVAIGFVAWIFVVSVKAVKTVNGFGTGKAFGLIILVMIISSILTSPLGM
- a CDS encoding MATE family efflux transporter, translated to MTDELFANGKVSKTFIKLAVPSILVLLLMISTFLIDGILIGQFVGLQGLAAFNLVYPMFSVLIAIAIVIATGGSAIVGKYLGQNKIGKANQVFNLALVLAVIFSTVLSVTTLFFADDITRFLGATDLLFEPTKEYFSTLAVFFILFIIGLVFQHFIRNEGNFIYPIITTVVSVVINIPLTYLFLGVWDWSLGAAALGTGISMIPSTILLIVYFFRKQSIMSYGRPIFDFSVIKKILYNGSSDGLSEISAGIVVLTFNLILIQHLGEIGIAAFAIISLTSLIMIMICAGLAMTLQPMVSYNFGAGKISRVKDTLKISIKMGIIIGVVFYLFVFMFGEYFIELFSGDDEQLTSLAFDAIRVYGFSYIFLGINYLSSGYLTALQKPKTSLMISMSYNLIFVIVGLMAFSHFFSTPGIWWAVPFANIVTVFISLYFVKRTNKVMFEDT
- a CDS encoding redoxin family protein, encoding MNMDFTKLPDNLPRPTDDGSCDHLLGMSIPSTVFLSTKGNSLDVCNIDADFVIFYLFPMIGIPGRNQPLEWDDIPGARGCTPQNIAIDEHMEDLLKYDAIPVGISTQPIDELSKISLIRNFSQIILSDSDLKLQQNLNVPTFQFENNTMYKRLTLILKKSKIIKVFYPIFPPDKHIFEILKWLENNSVK